A single region of the Podospora pseudopauciseta strain CBS 411.78 chromosome 1, whole genome shotgun sequence genome encodes:
- the DIS3 gene encoding exosome catalytic subunit dis3 (BUSCO:EOG09260AQB; EggNog:ENOG503NUBN; COG:J), giving the protein MASLKRSVESDPLAANISNKIYVRSTKSGKVQKIVREVYLRRDIPCSSKLCQECQHQMLIPKDALGKPIPFVLSDSPAGTKVFPQGHYLVPDTNAFLTAMDLFEQESAFYDVIVLQIVLEELRNRSLPLYNRLISLTKSEDKRFYVFFNEFRLETHVPRLEGETVNDRNDRAVRRAVAWYGEHLARIKGKDAPSIVMLSNDRDNLKKAKQEGIHACSLADYVRQLKDGEKLLDMIPETQDRDQIKEKRPGDNLYPEYFSMSKMMTGVKSNLLHQGIFNVSPYNYLEGSIRVPAFPKALLILGRENINRAVDGDLVVVEVLPKDQWKEPSTQVIEEDAITKNENPDAEESDDFVSEGERKALQEEVKRTHRKTTEGHAQPTAKVVGVIKRNWRQYVGHIDQSSVSQSAQQGRKQDNVFVIPMDKKIPKIRLRTRQVSELLGKRILVTIDAWDRSSRHPSGHFVRSLGELETKAAETEALLLEYDVQYRPFPKTVLDCLPKEGHDWRVPQSLEDPGWKDRQDLRDLLICSIDPIGCQDIDDALHSRPLPNGNFEVGVHIADVSHFVKPGNAMDAEASIRGTTVYLVDKRIDMLPMLLGTDLCSLKPYVERYAFSVIWEMTSDADIVDSRFAKSVIKSREAFSYEQAQLRVDDSSQQDELTTSIRTLLVLSKKLKQKRLDAGALSLSSPEVKVQMESETSDPIDVKTKVHLDTMSLVEEFMLLANTSVARRIYEAFPQTAILRRHGAPPKTNFDELANQLKVKRGLDLSVESSRALADSLDRCVDEKEPFFNTLVRIMATRCMMSAEYFCSGTQAYPEFRHYGLASEIYTHFTSPIRRYADLMAHRQLAAAIEYEAIHPSTRSRGKLEAVCKNINVRHRNAQLAGRASIAYYVGQALRGKATEEDGFVMKIFSNGFVVLVPRFGIESLIRLRDLAETEPQAEFDTENYVLRVSGSREVRVELFQKVRVRVTDQKDETTGKRGVRMELVKTY; this is encoded by the exons ATGGCGAGTCTAAAACGGTCGGTCGAGTCGGACCCTCTCGCGGCCAACATCTCGAATAAGATCTATGTGAGATCCACCAAGAGCGGCAAGGTCCAAAAAATCGTCCGCGAGGTCTACCTCCGTCGGGACATCCCATGTTCTTCCAAGCTGTGTCAGGAGTGCCAGCATCAGATGCTCATTCCGAAAGATGCCTTGGGCAAGC CGATCCCATTTGTCCTCTCAGACTCACCGGCGGGGACAAAGGTCTTCCCCCAGGGGCACTACCTGGTACCAGACACCAATGCCTTTCTCACAGCCATGGACCTTTTCGAGCAGGAGTCTGCTTTTTACGACGTGATTGTCCTGCAGATTGTGCTCGAGGAGCTGAGGAACAGGTCGCTCCCGCTGTACAACCGGCTCATCAGCCTGACCAAGAGCGAGGACAAGAGGTTTTATGTCTTTTTCAACGAGTTTCGACTCGAGACTCATGTGCCCCGTTTGGAGGGCGAGACGGTCAATGACCGAAACGATCGtgcggtgaggagggcggtggcgTGGTATGGCGAGCATCTGGCCCGTATCAAGGGGAAGGATGCCCCTTCTATTGTCATGCTGAGCAACGACCGGGATAAtctgaagaaggccaagcAGGAGGGGATTCACGCTTGTTCGTTGGCGGATTATGTCAGGCAGTtgaaggatggggagaagtTGCTGGATATGATCCCTGAGACGCAGGATCGGGATcagatcaaggagaagaggccgGGGGATAACTTGTATCCCGAGTACTTCAGCATGTcgaagatgatgacgggGGTGAAAAGCAATTTGCTTCATCAGGGCATCTTCAATGTGTCGCCGTACAATTATTTGGAGGGGTCCATTAGGGTACCGGCTTTCCCCAAGGCGTTGCTTATTCTGGGGCGGGAGAACATCAACCgtgctgttgatggtgacttggttgtggtggaggtaCTGCCTAAGGATCAGTGGAAGGAGCCATCTACGCAAGtcatcgaggaggatgccatCACGAAGAACGAGAACCCAGATGCCGAAGAGTCTGATGACTTTGTTTCGGAAGGGGAACGCAAGGCACtgcaggaggaggtcaagagaACACACAGAAAGACGACGGAGGGACATGCTCAGCCGACTGCAAAGGTTGTCGGTGTGATCAAGCGGAATTGGCGTCAATATGTCGGACATATCGATCAGTCCTCCGTCAGCCAGTCGGCGCAACAAGGAAGGAAACAAGACAATGTTTTCGTTATCCCTATGGACAAGAAGATCCCCAAGATCCGCCTCCGCACCAGACAGGTCTCCGAACTTCTCGGAAAGCGCATCTTGGTCACGATCGATGCTTGGGACCGCAGCTCTCGCCACCCCTCCGGCCACTTTGTGCGCTCTCTCGGTGAACTGGAGACGAAGGCTGCCGAGACAGAAGCCCTGCTCCTGGAGTACGACGTTCAGTACCGGCCTTTCCCCAAGACCGTCCTCGACTGTCTGCCCAAGGAAGGTCACGACTGGCGGGTGCCACAGAGTCTCGAGGATCCAGGCTGGAAAGACCGCCAGGATCTCAGAGATCTCTTGATTTGCAGTATTGACCCCATCGGGTGCCAAGATATCGACGACGCTCTTCATTCGCGGCCTCTACCTAATGGCAACTTTGAGGTTGGAGTCCACATCGCCGATGTTTCACATTTCGTCAAGCCCGGCAACGCCATGGACGCCGAGGCCAGCATTCGTGGCACCACAGTCTACTTGGTCGACAAGCGTATCGACATGCTTCCGATGCTTCTCGGTACCGACCTCTGCTCTCTCAAGCCCTACGTCGAGCGCTATGCGTTCTCGGTCATTTGGGAGATGACCTCTGATGCCGACATCGTGGACTCCCGCTTCGCCAAGTCTGTCATCAAGTCACGTGAAGCCTTCAGCTACGAACAAGCACAGTTGAGGGTGGACGACAGCTCTCAACAGGACgagctcaccaccagcatcagAACTCTCTTGGTTCTCtcgaagaagctcaagcagAAGCGTCTCGATGCCGGTGCCTtgtccctctcctccccagagGTCAAGGTGCAAATGGAGTCCGAGACCTCAGACCCCATCGACGTCAAGACCAAGGTCCATCTCGACACCATGTCCCTCGTCGAAGAGTTCATGCTTCTCGCCAACACCTCGGTCGCCAGAAGGATATACGAAGCCTTCCCCCAAACCGccatcctccgccgccacGGCGCGCCCCCCAAGACCAACTTTGATGAACTTGCCAACCAGCTCAAGGTCAAGCGCGGCCTCGACCTCAGCGTCGAATCCTCCCGCGCCCTGGCCGACAGTCTCGACCGCTGCGTCGACGAAAAGGagcccttcttcaacacctTGGTGCGCATCATGGCCACCCGCTGCATGATGTCGGCCGAGTACTTTTGCTCCGGCACGCAGGCCTACCCCGAGTTCCGCCACTACGGTCTCGCGTCCGAAATCTACACGCACTTCACCTCGCCCATCCGCCGGTACGCCGATCTGATGGCCCACCGTCAGCTCGCCGCGGCGATCGAATACGAGGCCATCCACCCCAGCACGCGCAGCAGGGGCAAGCTCGAGGCTGTGTGCAAGAATATCAATGTCAGGCACCGGAACGCGCAGCTGGCGGGGAGGGCGAGCATTGCTTACTATGTCGGCCAGGCGCTCCGCGGCAAGGcgacggaggaggacgggTTCGTCATGAAGATTTTTAGCAACGGGTTTGTGGTTTTGGTGCCGAGGTTT